The following are encoded in a window of Anopheles gambiae chromosome X, idAnoGambNW_F1_1, whole genome shotgun sequence genomic DNA:
- the LOC1277379 gene encoding uncharacterized protein LOC1277379 isoform X1, which produces MSVFGDFQRMWVQRFPQSSLSDAWEQDVRASLERHKQKIAVLSKELEQETLYVEYLERLLGDVEKYREAGGDPSTLFEANSPASAANLLAGGGQLRDSLPGHGDGAHEPDEEEVNQIIKAAASNQSAAGAAPPTTDDADVAAGEQPSDPSVQLRSRELPPNRNNNSPLNQCINELTTNLHSRRCVSELVAASSSSSSTATSATTNPINAGEPAHQSTAAGGPAQQSTSNGPQPTANGGTPGHDVAGKEAAGRVRSASQSEAQQPLLASPSHFVTVIEVKESKGNGGSGASVGGASDKSPQDSETPSAPKTANYENVLINTGARFGGSVENLADLPYQQQQQQPHTGGVNASTFLDSKHPKPPDRSSDGGGGGVGVGGSFTGGGSSISERTSQLLGASAAADHKKKVPPRPPPKYVRRAAPVEPPTVPSMAMQNLRNKDAGPIHSTPEPATGTAPDSPSVTSSSLERNIKPSEMYRQKSSDSLDVKLSSVGYGHDQPGKARLPKSDSLKSKSSSTDSPTGSLGKVASGTPGIGASPTGSLGKLPTSMTGSSSDSPTGSLGKMNQQQHHHYQTPPYTSQHSYQQRHGTDGGLPHVDSKESLASGGGGTGTIGSTGAIGPISERIKSYESISSLSSDSMRQQNPKDQEHYYDTVPLDNSDGDYVYIQPGGVGTGSTSSRDDISTVENASTLLMPSHPRSHNSSQTSVQLEPESPGRSSNYVNIEYFIHSSQNNENRSSSIDSDGEGDGGAPVLMRAISTDTDAGSGVVGAVGASPGVGTSSGSGLFRKVSNANRDTIIRRIVTSIITSETLYVECLNKMKQYMKAIRATLTTSQPVISEEEFQTIFFKIEDLHEVHSEFLTELQARLAAPDEPGSPDGGGLCVGEPFRRLATQIHLYGAFLHNYGRAIDTVKMCSTHSQQFKEIVSNIVFKNQNEQKLSLEELLHKPVARVQKNALVLEDLLNQTPEQHPDYHPLRQASKTIRNFLSEFNVVQTRSMFPSDDKALRRLVKNSFIVELADGHRKLRHLLLFNDVIACAKYKAVGRAGDRNGFEFELKWYIPLRDILICEESANDPKEASPINIVHLKSQACTVRDQIMLDEKDRPGGSSRAGDKHRKKLADLEAQLVLASPNLVFKIGNKATGKTMTFFLSSDFERTQWIESILSLQQSCNLPGHIPVQIYDLHAWITACQSLIKTEMGSYLMRNARDESLLVGDLHLTIQGLSGFDQPCDLFVCVEIDSYGHYFRKAKTKLVCRSATPQWNESFVLELEGSQNLRILLYQDDVQRPILRAKHILKLSRSWMQETPTRKVLQLSETLSISTIIRFVPGEVTLRRVPTSKPGALFGAKLQQVIKREKRDIPFIVSACVREVERRGMTEVGIYRVSGSASDVAKLKKSFETNAYEAEQLLKEVDIHSVTGILKSYLRDLPEALFTDQYYPKLFDAFNRHSNLSEGTRIHELQRIFAELPQPNKATINLLLDHLMRVHQQEIENKMSLHNLAMVFGPTLLRPGPSATKQKDLLESSTADVMTQAGILYSFLQARLK; this is translated from the exons AATCAAATTATCAAGGCAGCGGCCAGTAATCAATCAGCTGCCGGTGCTGCCCCGCCAACCACCGACGATGCGGACGTCGCGGCCGGCGAACAGCCGTCCGACCCGAGCGTCCAGCTTCGGTCGCGCGAGCTGCCACCAaatcgcaacaacaacagcccaCTGAATCAGTGCATCAACGAGCTCACGACCAATCTGCACAGCCGCCGGTGCGTGAGCGAGCTGGtggcggccagcagcagcagcagcagcacagccaCCTCCGCCACGACCAACCCAATCAACGCCGGCGAACCGGCCCATCAGTCAACAGCAGCCGGCGGTCCGGCCCAGCAATCAACCAGCAACGGTCCGCAACCAACCGCCAACGGGGGCACCCCGGGGCACGATGTGGCCGGGAAGGAAGCGGCCGGCCGGGTGCGCAGCGCCAGCCAAAGTGAGGCGCAGCAGCCGCTGCTCGCCTCGCCGAGCCATTTCGTGACCGTGATCGAGGTGAAAGAGTCAAAGGGCAACGGTGGCAGTGGTGCCAGTGTTGGTGGTGCTAGTGACAAATCGCCACAGGACAGTGAGACGCCGTCGGCACCCAAGACGGCCAACTACGAGAACGTGCTGATCAATACCGGTGCCCGGTTCGGCGGCAGCGTGGAGAATCTGGCCGATCTGccctaccagcagcagcagcagcagccgcacacGGGCGGCGTGAACGCTAGTACGTTCCTCGATTCGAAGCATCCGAAACCGCCGGACCGAAGCagtgacggtggtggtggtggtgttggtgttggtggcaGCTTTACCGGAGGTGGCAGTTCCATCTCCGAACGTACCTCGCAGCTGCTGGGAGCATCGGCGGCCGCCGACCACAAGAAGAAAGTTCCACCGCG CCCACCGCCAAAGTATGTGCGCCGTGCTGCGCCTGTCGAGCCACCGACCGTTCCGTCGATGGCAATGCAGAACCTCCGGAACAAAGATGCTGGACCTATCCATTCCACGCCCGAGCCGGCCACCGGCACGGCACCGGACAGCCCGAGTGTGACCAGCTCCTCGCTGGAGCGGAACATCAAACCGTCGGAAATGTATCGCCAAAAGTCGTCGGACTCGCTCGACGTGAAGCTGTCGTCGGTCGGATACGGTCACGACCAGCCCGGCAAAGCCCGGCTGCCCAAGTCGGACAGCCTCAAGTCGAAGTCGTCGAGCACGGACAGTCCGACCGGGTCGCTAGGTAAGGTGGCGAGCGGTACGCCCGGCATCGGTGCCTCCCCGACCGGTAGCCTGGGCAAGCTGCCGACCAGCATGACCGGAAGCAGCAGCGACAGTCCTACCGGCAGCCTCGGCAAGAtgaatcagcagcagcaccaccactaccaaacGCCTCCTTACACCAGCCAGCACTCGTACCAGCAGCGGCACGGTACGGACGGTGGTTTGCCGCACGTCGATTCGAAGGAGTCGCTTGCGTCGGGCGGTGGTGGCACGGGCACGATCGGCAGTACCGGCGCGATCGGTCCCATATCGGAGCGG ATTAAGAGCTACGAATCCATCTCATCGCTTAGCTCGGACAGTATGCGCCAGCAGAACCCGAAGGACCAGGAGCACTACTACGATACGGTGCCGCTCGACAACAGCGATGGGGACTACGTGTACATTCAGCCGGGCGGCGTTGGCACCGGCTCGACCTCGAGCCGGGACGACATCTCGACGGTGGAGAATGCCAGCACGCTGCTGATGCCGTCCCATCCGCGCAGCCACAACAGTAGCCAAACCAGCGTCCAGCTGGAACCAGAATCTCCCGGGCGTAGCAGCAATTACGTCAATATAGAGTACTTCATTCA CTCCagtcaaaacaatgaaaatcgCAGCAGTTCCATCGATAGCGACGGTGAGGGCGACGGTGGCGCACCGGTACTGATGCGTGCGATCTCGACCGACACGGACGCCGGCAGTGGTGTGGTGGGCGCTGTGGGAGCTTCCCCCGGCGTCGGTACATCCAGCGGAAGTGGCCTATTCCGCAAGGTTTCG AACGCCAACCGGGACACGATCATACGGCGCATCGTGACCAGCATCATCACGAGCGAAACGCTGTACGTGGAGTGTCTGAACAAGATGAAGCAGTACATGAAGGCGATCCGGGCGACGCTGACCACTTCGCAACCTGTGATATCGGAGGAGGAGTTCCAGACGATCTTCTTCAAGATCGAGGACCTGCACGAGGTGCACAGCGAGTTCCTGACCGAGCTGCAGGCCCGGCTGGCCGCACCGGACGAGCCGGGCTCACCGGACGGTGGGGGTCTGTGCGTGGGCGAACCGTTCCGCCGGCTGGCCACCCAAATTCACCTGTACGGTGCGTTCCTGCACAACTACGGCCGGGCGATCGACACGGTGAAGATGTGCAGCACGCACAGCCAGCAGTTCAAGGAGATCGTGTCGAACATCGTGTTCAAGAACCAGAACGAGCAGAAGCTGTCgctggaggagctgctgcACAAGCCGGTCGCCCGCGTCCAGAAGAACGCGCTCGTGCTGGAGGATCTGCTCAACCAGACGCCCGAACAGCACCCGGACTACCATCCGCTGCGGCAGGCGTCCAAAACGATACGTAACTTCCTGTCCGAGTTTAACGTCGTGCAGACGCGGTCAATGTTCCCG AGCGACGATAAAGCCCTCCGGCGGCTGGTGAAGAACTCGTTCATCGTGGAGCTGGCCGACGGGCATCGGAAGCTGCGCCATCTGCTGCTGTTCAACGATGTGATCGCGTGTGCCAAGTACAAGGCGGTCGGTCGGGCCGGCGACCGGAACGGGTTCGAGTTCGAGCTGAAGTGGTACATCCCGCTGCGGGACATACTGATCTGCGAGGAGTCGGCGAACGATCCGAAAGAGGCAAGCCCGATCAACATCGTGCACCTGAAGTCGCAGGCGTGCACCGTGCGCGACCAGATCATGCTGGACGAGAAGGACCGCCCGGGCGGTTCGAGCCGGGCCGGCGACAAGCACCGGAAGAAGCTGGCCGATCTCGAGGCGCAGCTGGTGCTGGCGTCGCCGAACCTGGTGTTCAAGATCGGCAACAAGGCGACCGGCAAAACGATGACGTTCTTCCTCAGCTCCGACTTTGAGCGTACGCAATGGATCGAGTCGATACTTTCCCTGCAG CAATCCTGCAACCTGCCCGGGCACATCCCGGTACAGATCTACGATCTGCACGCGTGGATAACGGCCTGCCAGTCGCTGATCAAGACCGAGATGGGGTCCTACCTGATGCGGAACGCGCGCGACGAGAGCCTGCTGGTCGGCGACCTGCACCTCACCATCCAGGGCCTGAGCGGGTTCGATCAGCCGTGCGATCTGTTCGTGTGCGTCGAGATCGACTCGTACGGGCACTACTTCCGCAAGGCGAAGACGAAGCTGGTCTGCCGCAGCGCGACGCCCCAGTGGAACGAGTCGTTCGTGCTCGAGCTGGAGGGCAGCCAGAACCTGCGCATCCTGCTGTACCAGGACGATGTGCAGCGCCCGATACTGCGCGCGAAGCATATTCTCAAA CTGAGCCGTAGCTGGATGCAGGAAACGCCGACCAGAAAGGTGTTGCAGCTGTCCGAGACGCTTAGCATCAGCACGATCATACGGTTTGTGCCGGGCGAGGTGACGTTGCGCCGTGTGCCCACCTCCAAGCCGGGCGCACTGTTCGGTGCCAAGCTGCAGCAAGTGATCAA ACGCGAAAAGCGAGACATTCCATTCATTGTGAGCGCGTGCGTCCGGGAGGTGGAACGGCGCGGCATGACCGAGGTCGGCATCTATCGCGTGTCCGGGTCCGCGTCCGACGTCGCCAAGCTGAAGAAGTCGTTCGAGACGAACGCGTACGAGGCGGAACAGCTGCTGAAGGAGGTCGACATCCACTCGGTGACCGGGATCCTCAAGTCGTACCTGCGCGACCTGCCGGAAGCGCTCTTCACCGATCAGTATTATCCGAAGTTGTTCGACGCGTTCAACCGCCACTCGAACCTGAGCGAGGGGACGCGCATCCACGAGCTGCAGCGCATCTTTGCCGAGCTGCCGCAACCGAACAAAGCCACCATCAACCTGCTGCTGGACCATCTGATGAG GGTACACCAGCAAGAGATCGAAAACAAGATGTCGCTCCACAATCTGGCGATGGTGTTCGGGCCGACGCTGCTGCGACCCGGCCCGAGTGCGACCAAGCAGAAGGACCTGCTCGAATCGAGCACGGCCGACGTGATGACGCAGGCGGGCATCTTGTACAGCTTTCTGCAGGCCCGCCTAAAGTAA